From a single Mesorhizobium shangrilense genomic region:
- the srlE gene encoding PTS glucitol/sorbitol transporter subunit IIB, with product MAKTYKAVKISRGNTGWGGPLVIEPTAQRNKVVSVTGGGIHPVAQLIADMTGAEAVDGFRAPPIESEMAVVVVDCGGTARCGVYPRKRIPTVNLTPVGQSGPLAQFITEDIYVSGVKPANITMADGSEAVTTAGGAASMSSSNSNAPTAPTPLPSEGGLIGFISTVGRAMGRVVGIFFNAGRRTIDQVIRNVLPFMAFVTMLIGLILYTGIGDILAQPMGPLANNIVGLLIISAICGLPFLSPILGPGAVIAQVIGVAIIGPQIANGTISPAMALPALFAYNTQVGCDFVPVGLALGEAKPKTIEIGVPAVLISRQIMGPVSVLIAWVVSLFVF from the coding sequence ATGGCCAAGACATACAAAGCAGTAAAGATCTCCCGGGGCAACACCGGCTGGGGCGGTCCGCTCGTGATCGAGCCGACCGCCCAACGCAACAAGGTGGTTTCCGTGACAGGCGGGGGTATTCACCCCGTGGCGCAGCTCATCGCCGATATGACCGGCGCAGAGGCAGTTGACGGCTTCAGGGCGCCGCCGATCGAAAGCGAGATGGCGGTCGTCGTCGTCGACTGCGGTGGTACCGCACGATGCGGCGTCTATCCGCGCAAGCGTATCCCGACCGTCAATTTGACGCCGGTCGGACAGTCTGGGCCGCTCGCCCAGTTCATCACGGAGGATATCTACGTTTCGGGTGTGAAGCCGGCCAACATCACAATGGCGGACGGATCCGAGGCGGTCACCACTGCGGGGGGAGCAGCATCGATGAGTTCAAGCAACAGCAATGCGCCCACCGCGCCGACACCTCTGCCCAGCGAAGGCGGGCTTATCGGCTTCATCAGCACGGTAGGCCGTGCCATGGGTCGTGTCGTCGGCATCTTCTTCAATGCCGGCCGCCGCACCATCGATCAGGTCATTCGCAACGTGCTGCCGTTCATGGCCTTCGTGACCATGCTCATCGGCCTGATCCTCTATACCGGCATCGGTGATATACTGGCGCAGCCGATGGGTCCGCTGGCCAACAACATCGTCGGCCTGCTGATCATCTCCGCCATCTGCGGCCTGCCGTTCCTGTCGCCCATTCTCGGGCCAGGCGCTGTTATCGCGCAGGTCATCGGCGTCGCCATCATCGGCCCGCAGATCGCCAACGGCACGATTTCGCCGGCAATGGCGCTGCCGGCGCTGTTTGCCTACAACACCCAGGTGGGGTGCGACTTCGTGCCGGTCGGTCTTGCGCTCGGCGAAGCCAAGCCGAAGACCATCGAGATCGGTGTTCCGGCGGTGCTCATCAGCCGCCAGATCATGGGCCCCGTGTCCGTGCTGATCGCATGGGTCGTCAGCCTGTTCGTTTTCTAG
- a CDS encoding sugar-binding transcriptional regulator encodes MGRRRQSETEGVAETPEHLVSESRTDRLRIRAAWMYFVEQMTQNEIADVLGVGRVTIVRMLAEARSRNEVKISIESELSEIVRLERALEKTFGLQQALVAPLSAPNADPIPAIAAKTGSFLSDMMKSGMRVGVGWGRTLFASLPFISAKSLTDFKVISLLGGVGVVRRYNPAEFSWRFAQIFQGDGYLIPTPAVVDSVETKIALVERCGLQEVFEMANVLDAVLLSVGGIASATTFSRGGFLKEADRETLLARGAVGDLLFHFFDRNGDLVDHPINSLVMSVDVDRLRKAPIRILTSGGPEKIEALLGAMHLIAPTILITDEDSARRMLEAHGAA; translated from the coding sequence TTGGGCAGGCGGCGACAGAGCGAAACCGAAGGCGTGGCCGAGACGCCAGAGCATCTCGTGAGCGAGAGCCGCACCGACCGCCTGAGGATCCGCGCCGCCTGGATGTATTTCGTCGAGCAGATGACGCAAAACGAGATCGCCGACGTGCTCGGCGTCGGCCGCGTCACCATCGTGCGCATGCTGGCCGAGGCGCGGTCACGCAACGAGGTCAAGATCAGCATCGAGAGCGAACTGTCGGAAATCGTCCGGCTCGAACGCGCGCTGGAGAAGACTTTTGGCCTGCAGCAGGCGCTGGTGGCGCCGCTTTCGGCCCCCAATGCCGACCCGATCCCGGCCATCGCCGCCAAGACCGGCAGTTTTCTGTCCGACATGATGAAATCCGGCATGCGCGTCGGCGTTGGCTGGGGCAGGACGCTGTTCGCGAGCCTACCCTTCATCAGCGCCAAATCGCTCACCGACTTCAAGGTCATTTCGCTGCTCGGCGGTGTCGGCGTCGTGCGGCGATACAACCCGGCCGAGTTCTCCTGGCGCTTTGCCCAAATCTTCCAGGGCGACGGCTACCTGATCCCGACGCCAGCTGTCGTCGACAGCGTCGAGACCAAGATCGCGCTGGTCGAGCGCTGCGGCCTGCAGGAGGTTTTTGAAATGGCCAACGTGCTCGATGCTGTTCTGCTGAGCGTCGGCGGCATCGCTTCGGCCACCACTTTCTCGCGCGGCGGCTTTCTAAAGGAAGCGGACCGGGAGACCCTGCTTGCGCGCGGCGCGGTCGGCGACCTTCTGTTCCACTTCTTCGACCGCAACGGCGACCTGGTCGACCACCCCATCAACAGTCTGGTCATGTCGGTGGATGTCGACCGGCTGCGCAAGGCGCCGATCCGCATCCTCACGTCGGGCGGCCCTGAAAAGATCGAAGCCCTGCTCGGCGCCATGCACCTCATCGCGCCGACCATTCTCATCACCGACGAGGACAGCGCACGGCGGATGCTGGAGGCGCATGGCGCTGCCTGA
- the ptsP gene encoding phosphoenolpyruvate--protein phosphotransferase, with translation MERSTIVRVHEGLHARPATRFVKLAKGFESDVEIIKDGKAVSAKSSVKLMLLGVKENQEVVVRATGADAIEAVEALIGYLENPKAGLDDESESQSPASGAAEAARPVPAPESPKTAPAGSLRGVAASEGVAIGPAFAHFPPQITAQAHQLKADEIDGEIERFRAAVSAVQARMDRALAQDSLSAGDRGIIAALRDIAADDTLTGEAEKQIKGGTDAVSAVVTAAATIASDFSAVDDHYLNARADDVQAVGRQLCLALLGQDDVSLENIPEGAILIADDIGAWDLARAPLKRIGGVVCGHGGATSHIAIIARSHGIPAVLGLGDKVNALRTARQVALDGNSGAVIIDPDAATSADFAERVEAAARERAGLTVFKGVTPKLANGTVIEVAANIGSLEEIEAALDAGAMGIGLFRTELLFMRHMHLPSEDMQAETYSALAKAFARHPVIVRTLDIGGDKPIAGIEFPEEENPFLGWRGIRMCLDRPDIFKRQLRALLRAAVHGNIKVMLPMVSDIGEVRQTRILVEECAAELKAEGVAHAMFDLGVMIETPAAVLIAPALAKEVSFFSIGTNDLTQYIMAADRLNPTVAKLNDVTNPAVMSAIELTARAGVAAGIMVGMCGEAAGRPDLIPIFVKMGLTELSMSPASIQRAKKTISAMVGSA, from the coding sequence ATGGAACGCTCGACCATCGTCAGAGTGCATGAAGGTTTGCACGCCCGTCCCGCCACCCGCTTCGTCAAGCTGGCGAAGGGTTTCGAATCCGATGTCGAGATCATCAAGGACGGCAAGGCCGTCAGCGCCAAGAGCTCGGTCAAGCTGATGCTGCTGGGCGTCAAGGAGAACCAGGAAGTGGTCGTCCGCGCAACCGGCGCCGACGCCATCGAGGCCGTCGAAGCGCTGATCGGCTATCTCGAGAACCCCAAGGCGGGTCTCGACGATGAGTCGGAGTCACAGAGCCCGGCGAGCGGTGCAGCGGAAGCAGCAAGGCCTGTGCCAGCGCCCGAGTCGCCAAAAACTGCGCCCGCCGGCAGCCTGCGAGGCGTGGCTGCCAGCGAAGGCGTGGCCATCGGTCCGGCCTTCGCGCATTTTCCGCCCCAGATCACGGCCCAGGCACACCAGCTCAAGGCCGATGAGATCGACGGCGAGATCGAGCGCTTCCGCGCCGCCGTCTCTGCCGTCCAGGCGCGCATGGACCGCGCGTTGGCGCAGGACAGCCTGTCGGCCGGCGATCGCGGCATCATCGCGGCACTCAGGGATATCGCCGCCGACGACACCTTGACCGGCGAGGCCGAGAAACAAATCAAGGGCGGTACCGATGCGGTGTCGGCTGTCGTCACCGCCGCCGCCACCATCGCCAGCGATTTCAGCGCGGTCGACGACCACTATCTCAACGCGCGGGCCGACGACGTGCAGGCTGTCGGGCGCCAGCTGTGCCTGGCGCTGCTCGGGCAGGACGACGTCAGCCTCGAAAATATCCCTGAAGGCGCGATCCTCATCGCCGACGACATCGGCGCCTGGGACCTGGCGCGCGCGCCGCTCAAGCGAATCGGCGGCGTGGTCTGCGGCCATGGCGGCGCCACCTCCCATATCGCCATCATCGCCCGCTCGCACGGCATACCGGCGGTGCTGGGCCTCGGCGACAAGGTCAACGCGCTGCGCACGGCCCGCCAGGTGGCCCTCGACGGCAACTCCGGAGCCGTGATCATCGATCCCGACGCGGCCACGTCAGCTGATTTCGCAGAGCGGGTCGAGGCCGCCGCCAGGGAGCGCGCCGGGCTGACCGTGTTCAAGGGCGTGACGCCGAAGCTTGCCAACGGCACGGTGATCGAGGTCGCCGCCAACATCGGCTCGCTCGAGGAGATCGAGGCGGCGCTCGACGCCGGCGCCATGGGCATCGGCCTGTTCCGCACCGAACTGCTGTTCATGCGCCACATGCATCTGCCCTCGGAGGACATGCAGGCGGAAACCTATTCGGCGCTGGCCAAGGCCTTTGCCCGGCATCCGGTCATCGTGCGCACGCTCGACATTGGCGGCGACAAGCCGATTGCCGGCATAGAATTTCCCGAAGAGGAAAACCCCTTCCTCGGCTGGCGCGGCATCCGCATGTGCCTCGACCGTCCCGACATCTTCAAGCGCCAGCTGCGCGCGCTGCTGCGCGCCGCCGTGCACGGCAACATCAAGGTGATGCTGCCGATGGTCTCCGACATCGGCGAGGTCCGGCAGACCCGCATTCTGGTCGAGGAATGCGCGGCCGAGCTCAAGGCCGAGGGCGTTGCGCATGCCATGTTCGACCTTGGCGTGATGATCGAAACCCCGGCCGCCGTGCTGATCGCCCCGGCGCTGGCGAAGGAAGTGTCGTTCTTCTCCATCGGCACCAATGATCTGACCCAATACATCATGGCTGCTGACCGGCTGAACCCGACGGTGGCGAAACTCAACGATGTCACCAATCCGGCTGTCATGTCGGCGATCGAACTGACGGCGCGGGCCGGCGTCGCCGCCGGCATCATGGTCGGCATGTGCGGCGAGGCGGCGGGCCGTCCCGACCTGATCCCGATCTTCGTCAAGATGGGCCTGACCGAACTCTCGATGAGCCCGGCCTCGATCCAGCGCGCCAAGAAGACGATATCGGCGATGGTGGGCTCGGCCTGA
- a CDS encoding AI-2E family transporter, with amino-acid sequence MTERALVAPIYILAIIAVVSALYTAAAVLAPVACALFLIALVWPLQRNLQRFLPKLLALAVVVCLVVLGFFVFASAATWGFSRIGRSVIADSARFQLLYGQLAEWLEGHGIMVAGAWADHFNVGWLVRIAQGVTMRLNTMISFWIVVVVYVLLGLLDTQTIADNARAALSPGTASVLINGSAQTASKLRRYMLVRTLMSLATGLMVWALSAAFGLRFAAEWGVIAFTLNYIPFIGPFIATTLPSLYALAQFGSPQAAISIFAGLNVIQFAIGSYIEPRVAGYALAVSPFVVLFSVFFWSFLWGAFGAFIGVPITIAVLTYCTQSPSTRWIAQLLGPPSQNRDET; translated from the coding sequence ATGACAGAGCGAGCGCTTGTCGCACCTATCTACATCCTGGCGATAATCGCCGTGGTGTCAGCGCTCTATACCGCGGCCGCGGTTCTGGCGCCCGTCGCCTGTGCACTGTTCCTGATAGCGCTGGTGTGGCCTCTGCAACGGAACCTGCAACGATTCCTCCCAAAGCTGCTCGCCCTGGCCGTTGTCGTCTGCCTCGTCGTCCTTGGCTTTTTCGTGTTCGCATCGGCCGCGACCTGGGGATTCAGCCGCATAGGTCGATCGGTCATAGCCGACAGCGCCCGCTTCCAGTTGCTTTACGGTCAGCTTGCCGAGTGGTTGGAGGGCCACGGCATCATGGTGGCCGGCGCATGGGCCGACCATTTCAACGTCGGCTGGCTCGTGCGGATAGCGCAAGGCGTGACGATGCGGCTGAACACCATGATCTCGTTCTGGATCGTGGTTGTCGTCTATGTCTTGCTGGGCCTGCTCGACACCCAAACGATTGCTGACAATGCCCGTGCGGCGTTAAGCCCCGGCACCGCGAGCGTGCTGATCAATGGAAGTGCCCAGACGGCATCGAAGCTGCGCCGCTACATGCTGGTCAGGACGCTGATGAGCCTTGCAACGGGCTTGATGGTTTGGGCGCTGTCAGCCGCCTTCGGCCTGAGATTTGCAGCCGAATGGGGCGTTATCGCCTTCACGCTGAACTATATTCCGTTCATAGGCCCGTTCATCGCGACAACTTTGCCCTCGCTTTACGCTTTGGCGCAATTCGGCTCGCCGCAGGCCGCCATATCGATCTTTGCCGGCCTCAATGTCATCCAGTTCGCGATCGGCAGCTACATCGAGCCACGGGTCGCCGGCTACGCATTGGCGGTGTCGCCTTTCGTGGTCTTGTTCTCGGTATTCTTCTGGTCGTTTCTGTGGGGTGCGTTCGGTGCGTTCATAGGCGTTCCCATCACGATCGCAGTGCTCACCTATTGCACGCAATCGCCATCGACACGCTGGATCGCTCAATTGCTTGGCCCGCCGAGCCAAAACAGGGATGAAACCTAA
- a CDS encoding HAD family hydrolase, with the protein MARSKLIIFDCDGVLVDSEPLAAKAYERVYEKHGMSGVHGGIIAQCVGMKQSDIIVRIKELTGHQFPAAADGDIWTETKILFSEELKPTPGITTFLKALKGDRCVASSSSVERINHSLAVTGLAEFFGDAIYSSSMVKNGKPAPDIFLFAAEKMGADPADCVVIEDSPFGIQGAVAAGMMAIGYTGGGHTYPEHAARLAAAGASIICSDWQEVSLQLAEFGIPA; encoded by the coding sequence GTGGCGCGTTCAAAGCTCATCATTTTCGATTGCGACGGCGTTCTTGTCGACAGCGAGCCGCTGGCCGCGAAGGCTTACGAACGTGTCTACGAAAAGCACGGCATGAGCGGCGTCCATGGCGGTATCATCGCCCAATGCGTCGGCATGAAGCAGTCGGACATCATCGTCCGGATCAAGGAATTGACCGGCCATCAGTTTCCGGCGGCCGCGGACGGCGATATCTGGACGGAAACCAAGATTCTTTTCTCCGAGGAACTGAAGCCGACGCCGGGAATCACCACCTTCCTGAAGGCGCTCAAGGGCGACCGCTGCGTTGCCTCGTCCTCCTCCGTCGAGCGCATAAACCACAGTCTCGCGGTGACTGGACTGGCTGAATTCTTCGGAGACGCGATCTACAGCTCCTCCATGGTCAAGAACGGCAAGCCGGCGCCCGACATTTTCCTGTTCGCCGCCGAGAAAATGGGCGCCGATCCGGCGGATTGCGTGGTGATCGAGGATTCGCCCTTCGGCATCCAGGGCGCGGTTGCCGCCGGCATGATGGCGATCGGCTACACGGGTGGCGGACATACCTATCCCGAGCACGCGGCGCGGCTGGCGGCGGCGGGTGCTTCCATCATCTGTTCGGACTGGCAGGAAGTCAGCCTGCAACTGGCCGAATTCGGCATTCCGGCATAG
- a CDS encoding transcriptional regulator GutM: MAIWQWGLLLLVIVWALQSLGVWLQMRHYSDVFRGVTDQYKDGFVGAGNFRGRFAKGTIALVVVTPDLVVRRLMVMTGRSVFTKFKRHEEFEGVPLDRLRSNPAIMGEGEPGVAEAVKRAIEQIDKTRSEPGTKPGLSGLNVARV; encoded by the coding sequence ATGGCGATCTGGCAGTGGGGACTGCTTCTGCTGGTTATTGTCTGGGCGCTGCAATCGCTCGGCGTCTGGCTGCAGATGAGACACTATTCCGATGTCTTCAGGGGCGTCACGGATCAGTACAAGGATGGATTTGTCGGCGCCGGCAATTTTCGCGGGCGGTTCGCCAAGGGCACCATAGCCCTGGTTGTGGTGACGCCCGATCTGGTCGTGCGTCGCCTGATGGTGATGACCGGCCGCTCGGTGTTCACCAAATTCAAGCGCCATGAAGAATTCGAGGGCGTTCCCCTCGATCGACTCCGGTCCAACCCTGCGATCATGGGGGAGGGGGAACCCGGTGTGGCCGAGGCCGTGAAACGGGCGATCGAACAGATCGACAAGACACGGTCGGAGCCGGGGACGAAGCCGGGCCTGTCCGGCTTGAATGTAGCAAGGGTATAG
- a CDS encoding PTS glucitol/sorbitol transporter subunit IIA, producing the protein MTVLLRTRVTAIGPEVADLAEGGVVILFADGSPPELAEVSVLHKTEHGPSDGAPAKGASITLGDVSAVITAVGSSAWSKVLEMGHVVISFNGATEAERPGEICASQVDSQALVAALKTGAIITIAA; encoded by the coding sequence ATGACGGTTCTGTTGAGAACACGGGTCACTGCCATCGGGCCCGAAGTGGCGGATCTCGCCGAAGGGGGCGTTGTCATCCTGTTCGCGGATGGCTCGCCGCCGGAGCTTGCCGAGGTTTCCGTGCTCCACAAGACGGAGCACGGACCGAGCGACGGCGCGCCCGCCAAGGGCGCGTCGATCACGCTCGGCGATGTTTCGGCCGTTATTACCGCCGTCGGCTCCAGCGCATGGAGCAAGGTCCTCGAGATGGGCCACGTCGTCATCTCGTTCAACGGCGCCACCGAGGCCGAGAGGCCGGGCGAGATCTGCGCGTCGCAAGTCGACAGCCAAGCGCTCGTGGCCGCCCTGAAGACCGGCGCGATCATCACCATCGCCGCCTGA
- the lpdA gene encoding dihydrolipoyl dehydrogenase yields MAENYDVIIIGSGPGGYVAAVRAAQLGFKTAIVEREHLGGICLNWGCIPTKALLRSAEIMHYSDHLKDYGLKIDGKVSVDTSAVVDRSRKVSLRLNNGVGFLMKKNKVDVIWGEAKLTKPNEIVVSKTSKKPMEPQPPVPKGVKGEGTYTAKHIILATGARPRALPGVEPDGKLIWTYFEAMVPPEMPKSLLVMGSGAIGIEFASFYRTMGVDVTVVELLPAVMPVEDAEVSKFAQKQFEKQGMKIILEAKVTKVEKSANSITAHVEMKDGKVEKITADRMISAVGVQGNIENLGLETLGVKTERGCVVVDGYGKTNVAGIYAIGDVAGPPMLAHKAEHEGVVCVEKIANFPGVHAIDKLKIPGCTYCNPQVASVGLTEARALSEGKEIRVGRFPFAANGKAIALGEDQGFVKTIFDKKTGQLLGAHMVGAEVTELIQGFVVAMNLETTEEELMHTIFPHPTLSEMMKESVLDAYGRALNA; encoded by the coding sequence ATGGCTGAGAACTATGACGTCATCATCATCGGCTCGGGGCCTGGCGGCTATGTCGCCGCCGTGCGCGCCGCGCAGCTCGGCTTCAAGACGGCGATCGTCGAGCGCGAGCATCTCGGCGGGATCTGTCTCAACTGGGGCTGCATCCCGACCAAGGCGCTGCTGCGCTCGGCCGAGATCATGCACTATTCGGACCATCTCAAGGATTATGGCCTGAAGATCGACGGCAAGGTCAGCGTCGACACATCAGCCGTGGTCGACCGCTCGCGAAAAGTGTCGCTGCGCCTCAACAACGGCGTCGGCTTCCTGATGAAGAAGAACAAGGTCGACGTCATCTGGGGCGAGGCCAAGCTGACCAAGCCCAATGAGATCGTCGTGTCGAAGACCTCCAAGAAGCCGATGGAGCCGCAGCCGCCGGTACCGAAGGGCGTCAAGGGCGAGGGTACCTACACCGCCAAGCACATCATTCTCGCCACCGGCGCCAGGCCGCGCGCGCTGCCCGGCGTCGAGCCGGACGGCAAGCTGATCTGGACCTATTTCGAGGCCATGGTTCCGCCGGAAATGCCGAAGTCGCTGCTGGTCATGGGTTCCGGCGCCATCGGCATCGAGTTCGCCTCCTTCTATCGCACCATGGGCGTCGACGTGACCGTGGTCGAACTGCTGCCGGCGGTGATGCCGGTCGAGGATGCCGAAGTCTCGAAATTCGCGCAGAAGCAGTTCGAGAAGCAGGGCATGAAGATCATTCTCGAAGCCAAGGTGACCAAGGTCGAGAAATCAGCCAATTCGATCACCGCTCATGTCGAGATGAAGGACGGCAAGGTCGAGAAAATCACCGCCGACCGGATGATTTCGGCCGTCGGCGTCCAAGGCAATATCGAGAATCTCGGGCTGGAAACGCTGGGCGTCAAGACCGAGCGCGGCTGCGTGGTCGTCGACGGCTACGGCAAGACCAATGTTGCCGGCATCTATGCCATCGGCGACGTCGCCGGGCCGCCGATGCTCGCCCACAAGGCCGAGCATGAGGGCGTCGTGTGCGTGGAAAAAATCGCCAATTTCCCCGGCGTGCACGCCATCGACAAGCTGAAGATCCCCGGCTGCACCTATTGCAACCCGCAGGTCGCCTCCGTCGGCCTGACGGAAGCCAGGGCTCTGTCGGAAGGCAAGGAGATCCGCGTCGGCCGCTTCCCCTTCGCCGCCAACGGCAAGGCCATTGCGCTGGGCGAAGACCAGGGTTTCGTCAAGACCATCTTCGATAAGAAGACCGGGCAGTTGCTGGGCGCGCATATGGTTGGCGCCGAGGTGACCGAGCTGATCCAGGGTTTCGTCGTGGCAATGAACCTCGAGACCACCGAGGAAGAGCTGATGCACACCATCTTCCCGCATCCGACACTCTCGGAAATGATGAAGGAAAGCGTGCTCGACGCCTATGGTCGTGCGCTGAACGCATAG
- a CDS encoding SDR family oxidoreductase, translating to MTASTTSTRRALITGAGAPDGIGFAIARQLGKAGHSVFLTGASMRVLDRAAALSAEGIDAAAAVADLTVAADVAGLREAVGAVDILVNNAGMGSLASPSVDKAFLSMTEAEWDQGIDVSLKTAFLVTKAFLPAMVAAGYGRIVNVASVTGPLVSFEGTAAYSAAKAGMVGLTRTLALEVAKSGITVNAVAPGWIETGASSEMERMAARHTPPGRAGQPDEVAAAVVFLASEAASYVNGTLLVVDGGNSLHERKG from the coding sequence TTGACCGCAAGCACCACCAGCACCCGGCGCGCCCTCATCACTGGCGCCGGCGCCCCGGACGGCATCGGCTTTGCCATTGCCCGCCAGCTCGGCAAGGCCGGGCATTCCGTGTTCCTCACCGGCGCCAGCATGCGGGTGCTTGATCGGGCCGCGGCGCTTTCGGCCGAAGGTATCGATGCCGCTGCAGCGGTCGCCGATCTCACTGTCGCCGCCGATGTCGCTGGGTTGCGGGAGGCCGTCGGGGCGGTGGATATTCTGGTCAACAATGCCGGGATGGGGTCGCTGGCTTCGCCTTCTGTCGACAAGGCGTTCCTGTCGATGACCGAGGCCGAGTGGGACCAGGGGATCGATGTCAGCCTGAAGACCGCGTTTCTGGTCACAAAGGCGTTTCTTCCGGCGATGGTTGCTGCGGGTTATGGGCGCATCGTCAATGTGGCATCGGTCACCGGGCCGCTGGTGTCGTTCGAGGGCACCGCCGCCTATTCGGCGGCGAAGGCCGGCATGGTCGGCCTGACACGGACACTGGCGCTGGAAGTGGCGAAAAGCGGCATCACGGTCAACGCCGTGGCGCCGGGCTGGATCGAGACGGGTGCATCGAGCGAGATGGAGCGGATGGCGGCGCGGCATACGCCGCCTGGGCGGGCTGGACAGCCTGACGAGGTCGCGGCCGCCGTGGTGTTCCTGGCCTCCGAAGCCGCCAGCTATGTCAACGGCACCCTGCTGGTGGTCGACGGCGGCAACAGCCTGCACGAACGCAAGGGCTGA
- the srlA gene encoding PTS glucitol/sorbitol transporter subunit IIC, translating to MSVFSLLAQHADLAVHNLHVAGTMVSDAALHGKLAVEHASDHLVVLAQAQTDSAPVTADQLKEQLKNVQQEEQLGWLTAIGKHFIGVFQKGGEVFAGFVTGIIPTLVVLMTAFYAITELVGEERVHGLARGAGRIALTRYTVLPLLAVFFLTNPMAYTFGSFLEEKHKPAFYDAAVSYVHPPLGLFPHINPGEYFVWGGMLVALLDLEKRGVIAPGYHVKVAIWYAIVGLVVILLKGMLTERITAIMARRQGVEL from the coding sequence ATGTCTGTATTTTCGTTGTTGGCGCAGCATGCCGACCTGGCGGTGCACAATCTGCATGTCGCAGGCACCATGGTTTCGGATGCTGCCTTGCATGGCAAGCTCGCTGTCGAGCATGCCTCTGATCATCTCGTGGTTCTGGCGCAGGCGCAAACCGACAGCGCGCCAGTCACCGCCGATCAGCTGAAGGAACAGCTGAAAAACGTGCAGCAGGAAGAGCAGCTCGGCTGGCTGACCGCCATCGGCAAGCACTTCATCGGTGTCTTCCAAAAGGGCGGCGAAGTATTCGCCGGTTTCGTCACCGGCATCATCCCCACGCTTGTGGTGCTGATGACGGCGTTCTACGCCATCACCGAACTGGTCGGCGAAGAGCGTGTTCACGGTCTGGCGCGTGGTGCTGGCCGCATCGCGCTGACCCGCTATACCGTGCTGCCACTGCTGGCGGTGTTCTTCCTAACCAACCCGATGGCCTACACGTTCGGCTCGTTCCTGGAAGAAAAGCACAAGCCCGCCTTCTACGACGCGGCCGTGTCCTACGTGCATCCGCCGCTCGGTCTGTTCCCGCACATCAACCCTGGTGAATATTTTGTCTGGGGCGGCATGCTCGTGGCCTTGCTCGACCTTGAGAAGCGGGGCGTCATCGCTCCCGGCTACCACGTCAAGGTGGCGATCTGGTACGCGATTGTCGGCCTCGTCGTCATCCTGCTCAAGGGCATGCTGACCGAGCGCATCACCGCCATCATGGCACGCCGCCAGGGCGTCGAGCTGTAA